DNA sequence from the Sceloporus undulatus isolate JIND9_A2432 ecotype Alabama chromosome 4, SceUnd_v1.1, whole genome shotgun sequence genome:
CGCCCCTGCGGGGCTACCAcctagtttgggaatcactgctctaagctATATTTCAAAGCTGGAAATGACAACCACCTCTGAATAcctcttgcttaagaaaaccttatagAATTAACTTGATTGCCGTAAGTTCAtaagtaacttgaaggcaaatgtataaaatattacATGCTAAATATTACCTCCCTTGATGGTACTTATGAGAATATTTATGATTAAGACAGTATTTATAATGTCGTAGGTCTGGCTTATGGCACCAATAAATGCTGAACTGGATCCCAACTAATATTGACATAGTGCAGAGGAAGATCCCATCCTGCTCTTCTGTCTCCTTCCAGCACAGCTTTTTTGATCCATAGCCAGAGAAAGATATATAAAACTCAGGAGCCTGTGAGTTGCAGTTGGCCAATAATGGTTTTATGCTGCAGCCGATTTGAATTGCTATCTCTACCGTAGTAGGTAGCTTGCCAGCACTGATGAAATCAAATAGGATTAAGAAACTGGGGTAGCACTATATTCTTCAAGTATAGCAATAATTGTCTGTATATACAATCAAGGAAAAAGTGATGCAGAAGTTTAATAATAGTGGAGTCTGACCTTCTTTTTCATGTCAAAGGTCAAagctctcttcttctcttcctcattcCCTTGCATTCGTAAATCCATCATTCAAAATGCTGAAAATTTCTCAATGTTTGTCTGTGCAGATGGGCTTGCCAGCTTCCAGAATTTTCTCCAGTCTGAATTCAGTCAAGAGAATATTGAATTCTGGATTGCTTGTGAAgactataagaaaataaaatttcctcCTAAAATGGCTGAAAAGGCCAAGAAAATTTATGAAGAATTCATCCAGAGTGAGGCTCCTAAAGAGGTCAGTTGGTTGCACAGTAAGGGAAAACACCTACTGGTTGTATGCTAGGAGATGTGGAAATTATCCCTTTCATTGTGAGATAATTCTAAGCTCcacctgcaaaaaagaaaaaagagccaaTGCATCACCAAAAAGGGAAGGTAACTGAACACCAAGATTTGCATACAGTGTTTGTGTCCTGATTTATATGTATAGATGCAAATTCAGAAGgcattactataatttaaatagaaacacaATGTACCTCCCCCTACCAGGGAAGACCATGTTTAGGCGAGCATGTGTGTACTCGGTCTGCTCTCCAGATGCTAATGACAGGACGCTGACTTTCAGGCctcttttctccatttttctgttgttgtttttttgtctaTAAATCTGACTTGGATCAGAATGCCCTTCACATAGAAAATTGTCTTCTGACAACAGTTCAAATACAGCAAGGGTGGAGAACTTTGGCTCACCAGATGTTTTCAAGTTCCACTCTTTTCATCATTTACCACTGGTGAGGCTGATGGGACTTCAGCCCAAAATGACTGAAGAAAAAAAGTTTCCCTAACCTGAAACAGAGACTTGTCCTCTGTAATGTAGGGTGTATGAACATCCTAGCCAACCATCCATCCCTTGACTATTTAACATGTCAAGTATTGTTACTCAAAATGATAGGGTCCCAGAATGGCACACACAGTTGACTTCAATGGGGAAATAAttgatttagctcaataggaaacAGTGAGAGGGCTCAggtaatgttttaattttgcaataaTTTTAATTTAGCAATTTTGCAATAAGTCTCTTCACAAAGTATATTGTTGATAGCTCCCTTGTTTTGTATAGCAGTGTGAGGAAATGAGATTGGTTCCATTCCCACTGGGATAATTTTTGCCTTTCTTTTACCAGGTAAACATTGACCATTTCACCAAGTCTGTGACCATGAAGAATCTGGTGGAACCATCTGAGAGCACTTTTGACTTGGCTCAGAAGAGGATCTTCATGTTGATGGAGAAGGATTCTCTCCCCAGATTTGTGCGTTCCACGGTCTTTCAGGAGTTAGTAAAGTAGCAATGTGGCAGAGCTGTGCTAGGCTTTGATACTCTTGTCCCCAAGCAGGGCCATTGCTTACTCCAATTATTAGCAACTAATGTGTATCTTAGCTACCTTTCCTTATGTATATTTTAGGCTTCAGTTGTTTAAAGGCTGATGTTGCTAAATATCTTGTCCATGCTGTTTGGTCTCTCTGTTCTTCTTTCCAGATGATTCAGTCTTACCCTTTCCTCACATTTCTTCCCTCCCCCAGCCTGTCACTGACACTGATATAAAAACTGTTGCAGAAAGGGGCAAGGTACCTGGTGGGTAACCAGCAGGGTTTGAAAAGCTACACTGGTCATCCCTTGTTAAATATAACACAGGGTCAGTATTTACACACAGAAGGCCAATCCAACTCTAAATTCTTCTAATATGTTTGATCCAACCATTCTAGATTTAAGAATGTAATATGTTTTCCTCTGTTTGAAGTTTCCTGAGAGAACTAGAATTTTGAATAGCGTAACCTGTACTTATCATTAATCATTAGCAAATAAGTCTGTGACCAGACAGACCTGTCTTTCCCAATTTAATATACCCTAGACAAGTTTTGTAGTGCAGCCAGTGGGGCATGCTAGCTGTGGATGATAGGAATCATAAATCACCATATTTAGGAGATGCCAGTTTGGGAAGGCTGTGTCAGATGGCGCACATACAATGGTTTGAACCTTCTATTGTTTGTATTTATTATCTCCATCAAACATCAATTGCAAATTAATCAGTAATGCATAGaatcacaaatttaaaaaaaagatgaaggaaGGCTTTCAAAAATGCAGTCTGTCTTGCAGAAGAATGGATTAGATCCGCACATGTCAtcttactatttatttattgctaattGAATGACTAAGAATGCAAGTACAGGAATACGAGAATGAATAAGAATGGGAACAGAAACAATATTGCTCTTATGCCTTTTTACTTAAATGCTTTAGAGAGCCTATTCACATATCATCATCTCAAAACTTTGGTACCACATGGTGATTTCACACCAGCAGTTTCTTCTATTGAAATGTTATTTACACCACTGTCTGGTGAAATCTGGTGTATCTCATACCACAGAGAAGAGACTAGCATATATTAGTCCTTTCTGTATAAGAGAGCACTTGAATATATACTCACTGTGGGAAAGCGATGTCATAAAATTGACCGTGTAATAATTAGTTACATTGACATGGAAGTGTTTGAACCCTGAAGTTTGTAACAAGTATGTGATGGTGGTTTCAGGTTTACGTctcaataatataaatataatattaatagGTTTGATGGAGCTATTTTGCCCATTGTTTGGAACTAGGCCAACCAGCTGATCAGAACTAAGCAACGAATTAAAGTTGCTGGCAGAATAATTGTTACATCTATCATCCTCACATTTATTGTAAGCGCCAATGCTCTTCAACAAAGAAATTCtcacaacagaaaagaagcaaagaacAAGACTGAACAGTGACCAtgctagttttttttaatgacaaatgTTTATTTTCTGGAATTAGTAAAACTAACCTTGCCTGCATCAAGCATGGTGCTGGACTGCCCTCATTTCTTTTGCAGGCTCTAGCAGGCAGCAGGCCAGGAGTTTGTTGAGCTCCTTGTGGACTACATATGGCTTAGTGTACAACTAGTTGCACAAAACTGCTCTTCTAGAAAGAAGACTAAAGAGAATGTGATAGTTTTTCAGACAGAAGCCAATGGTGTCCCAACCTATTGTACAGTGCTGGAGTTAAGGGAAGGGATATGTAGATGATAGCATTGTGCATTTTCAAAATATCCAACTAAAAAAAATTTGGAGAtgggaacagaaagaaaaaaaatcagataatcAGTGTCCAGACAGCATGACTTATTTAGCTACGTAGGTCTCTTATTTATCATTTCCTGCATTACATTTATTGGGATTACAATTTCTGTAATGGCCCTGCCCAGCCTTCCCTGCCTTTGCACAGCCTTACATAATGCTCCTGAGGTACAGTACTCTTTTCTGAATTATGATGAAAATATCTGTGGTTATATATTATCCTATTAATTTGTTCTGTAGCAGGCTTGTCACAAAGTGATATTTTAGATGCAAACCTTAAGCCTCAAGATGAAAATGCGaatgaaatatatacagtataatcaaCGAGTTTTATCTTGTGCAGATTGCATTGATGTGGATAGAAAAGGTATTCAATGGGATGAAGAAAATGGAGTTAAATTCTAGAAAACTTATCAGTGCTACTAGTGTAAATGGCACTTGCTAGAGTATGTATGCATACTCTGAAGCAGTATGCCTCTGTCCCTATCCCAAAAAAGCTGATAGGTGCTCTTCAGAATATCTGATCAAGGTTGCACACAAACATTTCTGCTTGCTGAATCCCTGTGGTAGGAAATTGTGCGTATAATTCTCATTTGTGTGAGTGTATAACTATTTTCTAGATATATAAACAGGActgtttaatataatttattcCATTGTCTAATGATATGTTGTAATACAGCATGACTAACCCATAATATGCCCTCCTCATCTTTGATCTATTATTTTCCACTGAGTGGCTTCAAATTACAGGAAGGTTTGGATTTTCAGATAAAAGTGTTGaatgcatttttcaaaaaagggATCATTTTTGAgaactttttaaagttttgatATTTCCCAGAACTAAAATAGTTAGGCatagattaaaatataaatatgttaaaaataaaacataaagacTAGGTGCCAAACTCTTTTAAATTTGAGATGAAGGCAgaatttaaaactgaaataacTTTGGCAGACTTTGTTCTTATAAAACTTTGGTATGTttaaataatagttttatttattttattaaaaatttgtTCAGTTCTTATTCATTACATTTCATAAGGTAGGGCTCATGGGACACTAATGCTTTATTTAAAGACAACAGATCTACCACCAAATTTAATGGATCCCTCACAGTTTAAACCTTGGGTGTATCCACAATGCATAATTAAATCAATTCACaccacttaaattgccatggcactatcctacagaatcctgggatttgtagtttcatgaggcaccagagctctgtgacaaagcagaataccttaccaaactacaaatttcaggattctgtaggatagagtcatggcagttaaagttgtgtcagactgctttaattttgcagtatggATAAACCCTTAGTGTTGGCCAAAGAAAATATCATGCTATGGACCACTGAGGTACTAAGAAAGCTTGTGTTGTCACTACAAAACCAAGCAGACTGGTGCCTGTATCACAGAAACAGAAGGTCCCTTTTACCCTGCTGATAGCCAATGTTTGTGTCTGATGTATTATCACGGTGACATCATAATGCTGGTCACTATTATAATTTACTCACTTAGAAAAACTCAGGAACCTAAGCATCGTTGCTACCATGTTCATATGCAGCACACAGAGTTCATGCAGGACAATTTCCAGTGGGATTGTGGGCAAATCCTATGATGATGGATACAGAAGTGGGAAGTCAGTTAAGGACAGCAGTGTAGAAGATGCTTATTACCAGCTTTAATACATCTGTATTAGTGCCCTATAAACTCAGGTATTGGTTCCTTGAGTTTAATCTAAAGTTTCAAGAGTCTAAAACTAAAGGAAATCATCAACATCTTAGAGTAAGGAGACAATCACCGAATCAAGGTAAATGGCTGGATATTTTCTCAGGCTTGCCAAGTGTTGTCATTTGCTCTGCCCCACCAGATTCATCTTGAACTCCGAGGCACAGCCAGCTCCCTTGCCCTGCTCTACTGCATTCAGTCCTCTAGCTTCATCAAGTCTGCCTTATTAGACCATCTTCTTTTAAGACCTGTCAAGTTCCAGGTGCTATTCCTTGAGTCTCAGATCTACTGCTCTCAGAGTTATAAACATTATACTCCCTGGTCTTTTAAGAAAACAGTTTGAAAGGAAATCCCAAACACTAGCTGCTTGAAGATGCTTTAATAATCTTCTTTCCTGAGGAAATCTCTGACAACAAGTGATTCATTCTTGCTGGAGGTCTGCTGTGGGCTGGTGTTTTCTCCTGGGCCACCAGCCTTCCCATAATGCTGTGTGCAAATGTtgagatggagggggggggggggctatgtgggaAAGGGATCATTTGAAAGAGCTTACTGTACCTACACATGCTGATAACTGAATAGGCCATTTGAACTCCTCCTCCCTAGAGACTTGTTTTCCAGTTTCTCCTGGCACCTGGGAGCCAAGGTTGGTGCTGCTTATGCTGCTCCTTGAGCTCTTGCCTTTGATGTTACAAAGAGCTTGTCAGGTCAGTTGAGATTATCACAGTGCCCTTTTCCATCTTTCAATCCCAATCTCAGCATGGCAGATCTTTCCAAAGTATGAGAGGAGTCCAGATCAGGTATGAGATGCCTCTGACCTGGGCACAGAGACGTGTAATAAAATCCATTCTTAAAAGTTTTAATCTGTGCTGAGGTCAAAAGGGAATGACAACAATCAATGACAACAAACAAAAGTGCAGGACAACAATCTCTGAAATGTTTCACTGAACAGCCTACCCACTTCATTCAGTGAGACAGCGAGTGACATAAAATGGAATAAGCaaaggcctcatctgcactgcagaaaatggGGCCTCCCGACTTACCGGGCAGGCCGAGTTGCTGGGGCCGTTCAGGGCGGTCNNNNNNNNNNNNNNNNNNNNNNNNNNNNNNNNNNNNNNNNNNNNNNNNNNNNNNNNNNNNNNNNNNNNNNNNNNNNNNNNNNNNNNNNNNNNNNNNNNNNACCGGGCAGGCCGAGTTGCTGGGGCCGTTCAGGGCGGTCGCCAGGTGCCGGCGCAGGCGGGGGCAGCTGCGGGCGGGCCCGCGTGTCGGGCAGCCTGCCTGGTCGGCATGGCTGCGGACGCCCCCGCGGCGgcggactccagctcccaggagcccTGGGAGCGGAAGCAGCGGGGCCGCGGctcctggactacagctcccagcatcgcTCGGGAGCGGAAGCGGCCCTCATTGGCTGGCGCGGGAGGGGTGTCGACCACTCCCATTGGCCGGGAGCCCGAGGAGGCGGTCCTCTCGGGGGCTCCCCGCCTCTGATTGGCTGGAGGGCCTTCTTAGGCCCTGGATCACCGGTGGCCGGCGCCATTTTCTCCTCCTGgctccccacccaccctccctagtTGGGACATATGCTAGGTGCTGTCACAACTCTAGGGGGCGGAagcataggtctcggatctggtgggcgtggttcaCTGTGCTGCGGAGCACAGGATCGGGAGTCATCTGGGGACCCGGGGGTGCTGAGGGAAAGCGATGTCGCCAATGCGGGGGCGACTTCGATTCAGCGTCCCCCG
Encoded proteins:
- the RGS5 gene encoding regulator of G-protein signaling 5; the protein is MCKGLAALPHTCLERAKEIKTKLGTLLQKPDSSIDLIIPYPEKPEKPAKAQKPSAEEAWQWRNSLEKLLQNPYGLASFQNFLQSEFSQENIEFWIACEDYKKIKFPPKMAEKAKKIYEEFIQSEAPKEVNIDHFTKSVTMKNLVEPSESTFDLAQKRIFMLMEKDSLPRFVRSTVFQELVK